One Setaria italica strain Yugu1 chromosome I, Setaria_italica_v2.0, whole genome shotgun sequence DNA window includes the following coding sequences:
- the LOC101756808 gene encoding putative cyclin-dependent kinase F-2 — protein sequence MAEAPTAARKRPAPDGTCPPAAAKKRARYQFASIHDYEKLEVLGEGSYSVVFKARDRRTGEKVAVKWIRGGGGGPDRSAVFREAGCLAACRGHPSIVQIKDVATNEATGDLFIVMELVGSSLRDWLTRPLSEDQTRAFMRQLLDATKKLHGTRTLHRDIKPENVLVVPGGVLKICDFGCATPMNPNGTPYPERCVGTMQYCSPEQLMGSRCYGSAVDMWALGCVMAELLTGQPLFEADTEEDVLEQIKDLRDEFSAIGLQVFDVLPELSQAGREVLAGLLRFDHEERLTAADALKHRWFTEDAKPPAVAKAEYPGFVPLFSAA from the coding sequence ATGGCGGAGGCGCCGACGGCAGCCCGGAAGCGTCCGGCCCCCGACGGAACCTgtcccccggcggcggccaagaAGCGGGCACGGTATCAGTTCGCGAGCATCCACGACTACGAGAAGCTCGAGGTACTAGGGGAGGGCAGCTACAGCGTGGTGTTCAAGGCTCGTGACCGGCGCACGGGGGAGAAGGTCGCTGTCAAGTggatccgcggcggcggcggcgggcccgaCCGCTCCGCCGTCTTCCGTGAGGCCGGCTGCCTCGCCGCGTGCCGCGGCCACCCGTCGATCGTGCAGATCAAGGATGTCGCCACCAACGAGGCGACCGGGGACCTGTTCATCGTGATGGAGCTCGTCGGCTCCAGCCTCCGCGACTGGCTCACGCGGCCCCTCTCCGAGGACCAGACGCGCGCGTTCATGCGGCAGCTCCTGGACGCCACCAAGAAGCTGCACGGCACCAGGACGCTTCACCGTGACATCAAGCCGGAGAATGTCCtcgtcgtccccggcggcgtGCTAAAGATTTGCGATTTCGGCTGCGCGACGCCGATGAACCCCAACGGGACGCCGTACCCGGAGCGTTGCGTGGGCACGATGCAGTATTGCTCGCCGGAGCAGCTGATGGGTAGCAGGTGCTACGGATCGGCGGTGGACATGTGGGCGTTGGGGTGCGTCATGGCCGAGCTCCTGACCGGCCAACCCCTGTTCGAGGCCGACACGGAGGAGGACGTGCTGGAGCAGATAAAGGACCTGCGAGACGAGTTCAGTGCGATAGGATTGCAGGTGTTCGATGTCCTGCCGGAGCTGTCGCAGGCAGGGAGAGAGGTCCTTGCCGGCCTTCTGAGATTCGACCATGAGGAGAGGCTCACGGCAGCGGATGCGCTCAAGCATCGGTGGTTCACGGAGGACGCCAAGCCCCCTGCCGTCGCAAAAGCAGAGTACCCTGGCTTTGTGCCTCTGTTCTCCGCAGCATAG